One window of Gemmatimonadota bacterium genomic DNA carries:
- a CDS encoding Spy/CpxP family protein refolding chaperone — translation MKKVISGVIAGTLSIVLLTWAFDALGRTGHEDGGHQEPAAADADHGQPDAVNETAEDSDADFAEGRFARTRLSRSAMARLEVTDDQQEKIKALRSAYTREMIQLRADSRLARVELRELMDEASPDVDRVKELAAAVSAARGSVFERSAIFRAEFRNVLTPEQQETLRESFRDRRDGRRDSGMRWRRGGRESRNRR, via the coding sequence ATGAAAAAGGTTATTTCGGGAGTCATTGCCGGCACGCTGAGTATCGTCCTACTGACTTGGGCATTCGACGCGTTAGGCAGAACCGGTCATGAAGACGGAGGACACCAGGAGCCCGCAGCCGCGGATGCCGATCACGGGCAGCCTGATGCAGTGAATGAGACGGCCGAAGACTCGGACGCTGACTTCGCCGAAGGACGCTTTGCGCGGACGCGTCTGTCCCGGAGCGCGATGGCCAGACTCGAGGTCACGGACGATCAGCAGGAGAAAATCAAGGCGCTGCGTTCCGCCTACACGCGGGAAATGATCCAGCTTCGCGCCGACTCGAGGCTCGCGCGGGTCGAACTTCGCGAACTGATGGATGAGGCCAGTCCGGACGTCGACAGGGTGAAAGAACTGGCCGCGGCCGTATCGGCGGCCCGGGGCAGTGTGTTCGAGCGAAGCGCGATCTTCCGCGCCGAGTTCAGGAACGTCTTGACCCCGGAACAGCAGGAAACCCTGCGAGAGTCATTCCGCGATCGGCGCGACGGACGCCGCGATTCCGGGATGCGCTGGCGGCGGGGCGGCCGCGAATCACGCAACCGGCGTTGA
- a CDS encoding sigma-70 family RNA polymerase sigma factor has translation MNDVALVEAARDGSEEAFRELVARYENRVASVVIRMLGDTPEAEDVGQETFIRFYHGLRRFRGQASVGTYLTRIAINLSLTELKKRRRRSIFVPFTPPGREHDAPEMDYADPGASAEYDDTAEQIQQALHRLKPEFRSVIVLRLMEGYSTKETAGLLGLPIGTVLSRLRRSQEKLKRMLISTNRELVHETV, from the coding sequence TTGAACGATGTTGCGCTGGTCGAAGCCGCCCGCGATGGCAGCGAGGAGGCCTTCCGGGAACTGGTTGCGCGGTACGAGAACCGCGTGGCGTCGGTCGTCATCCGCATGCTCGGGGACACCCCCGAAGCGGAGGACGTGGGGCAGGAGACCTTCATCCGTTTCTATCACGGCCTCCGGCGGTTCCGCGGTCAGGCGTCGGTCGGCACTTACCTGACCCGGATCGCCATCAACCTGTCGCTTACCGAACTGAAAAAACGCCGGCGGCGTTCGATCTTCGTTCCCTTCACTCCGCCGGGCCGGGAACACGATGCGCCGGAGATGGATTATGCCGATCCGGGGGCCAGTGCCGAATACGACGACACGGCGGAACAGATTCAACAGGCGCTGCACCGGCTGAAACCTGAATTCCGTTCCGTCATCGTACTCCGGCTGATGGAAGGCTATTCCACGAAAGAGACCGCCGGGCTCCTGGGCCTGCCCATTGGGACGGTCCTGTCCCGCCTGAGGAGGTCCCAGGAGAAATTGAAACGCATGCTGATATCCACTAACAGGGAGCTTGTCCATGAAACGGTCTGA
- a CDS encoding outer membrane beta-barrel protein encodes MPVRGACLAIALPFLPLLAEGQANVRIGGGPGLPLGALSDDTKAVGPSFLAGVAIPVDIGYFLLIEGHHSRFGIGEEALPRPNDGVVSDAEKRLTGGNVGLLIEGVADPVGFYGHGGVGWARGTRGTGGTGKTGRSIEGEGARTGKDDHSFLFVIGLGVNVFINDNLGLTLNVRYNHVRDMFDGRAQWVPVTVSAVIRL; translated from the coding sequence ATGCCGGTGCGTGGTGCGTGTTTAGCGATCGCGTTGCCCTTCTTGCCGTTGTTGGCCGAAGGTCAGGCGAATGTCAGGATCGGCGGTGGACCGGGCTTGCCGCTCGGTGCCCTGTCTGACGATACGAAAGCTGTCGGCCCTTCGTTTCTGGCCGGTGTGGCAATTCCCGTCGACATTGGATACTTCCTGTTGATCGAGGGCCATCACAGCCGTTTCGGTATCGGCGAGGAAGCGTTACCGAGGCCGAATGACGGGGTGGTATCGGATGCCGAAAAAAGGCTGACGGGCGGCAATGTGGGACTGTTGATCGAGGGGGTCGCGGATCCGGTGGGATTCTATGGCCACGGGGGCGTGGGATGGGCCAGAGGTACCAGGGGTACCGGAGGCACGGGCAAGACCGGACGTTCTATCGAAGGTGAAGGCGCGCGGACCGGTAAGGACGACCATTCGTTCCTGTTCGTGATCGGTCTGGGGGTCAACGTATTCATCAATGACAACCTGGGTTTGACGCTGAATGTACGATATAACCATGTGCGCGACATGTTCGACGGACGCGCACAGTGGGTACCCGTTACCGTCTCCGCGGTGATTCGCCTGTAA